A window of the Rhea pennata isolate bPtePen1 chromosome 19, bPtePen1.pri, whole genome shotgun sequence genome harbors these coding sequences:
- the TEX2 gene encoding testis-expressed protein 2 isoform X1 translates to MIQNFRTFFLFHPVGTCLWVRIQKRPHTLWSPDSDTSLGPAMTSQNSSHAEKTGEMSSKQSAPKVQVQRSVSRETITIHFSAFGKEEKEEEEEFKEILDEELDDQSIVTALEAKEDLCFEHSGHDISGPATSLNMANSASLLSSSPAILPTADAVKPLESPSISQVFSAVPLVLSPSSHSCHIVSLSGASAPAEQKANLSSSPSSSPSRSVVCSSASSTVSSSKPFKSLVKSLSTDVEPKEPTPPMRHRHLMKTLVKSLSTDTSKQESEAVSYRPPDSKLNLHLFKQFTQPRATGGDSKTAPSSPLTSPSDTRSFFKVPEMEAKIEDTKRRLSEVIYEPFQLLSKIMGDESSSHRPKALSSSASELSNLSSLNGHLESNNNYSIKEEECDFEGDYYGSDSNLNKNDQSKTVEEHAKETETKNSQSSSTKDVNMKTSLVLEKCSLSALASKEDEEFCELYSEDFCLLEDESKSDKPPETLPHPEMTEENGTMLSSEDENNLYVQQPKIPVKTLYFLTLLVYAYFIIPLPGYLSGLLLGIALGFMMAVCVIWLLTPSTPEYLRLHKSLRKQWNTGAVDIKEPEILKGWMNEIYNYDPETYHATLTHSVYVRLEGSTLRLSKPNKNISRRAIYNEPKPEVTYVSQKIYDLTESKISLVPKSLARKRIWNKKYPICIELARQDDFMAKAQIDKENAEEKLSAEKVDLNSEESKKLQDGAKYGSHKDQVLYLFGRTGREKEEWFRKFLLASKLKLEAKKPSNLCGSKPGILPTHSRTDSQSGALTHSRSSSKGSGEEITSQPKHKDLAGNVRQKMLLDYNVYMAKCIPHEKKSPSASPVLSAESSPTAVKKLPDTHVAAEEEEQEAWVNAFLGRIFWDFLGEKYWSDLVSKKIQMKLSKIKLPYFMNELTLTELDMGIAVPKILQAFKPSVDHKGLWIDLEMSYNGSFLMTLETKMNLTKLGKEPLGEALKVGEIGREGFRPRVYCLADSDEESSSAGSSEEDDAPELAGEKQLTPGAEGYVGGHRTSKIMRIVDKITKSKYFQKATETEFIKKKIEEVSNTPLLLTVEVQECRGTLAINIPPPPTDRVWYGFRRPPYLELKARPKLGEREVTLVHVTDWIEKKLEQEFQKIFVMPNMDDVYIPLMHSAMDPRSSTCPPKDPTMEAPDQP, encoded by the exons ATTCTGACACATCTCTGGGACCTGCAATGACAAGTCAGAACAGTAGCCATGCAGAGAAAACTGGTGAAATGTCCTCAAAGCAGTCAGCACCAAAAGTACAGGTCCAACGATCTGTCTCCCGAGAAACCATTACTattcatttctctgcatttgggaaggaggaaaaagaggaggaagaggagtttAAGGAGATTCTTGATGAGGAACTAGATGACCAAAGCATTGTAACAGCACTTGAAGCCAAGGAAGACCTCTGCTTTGAGCATAGTGGCCATGATATTTCTGGTCCAGCTACCTCGCTTAACATGGCCAACTCCGCATCACTGCTGTCCTCATCACCTGCAATTCTGCCAACTGCAGACGCTGTAAAGCCGTTGGAGTCTCCTTCCATATCCCAAGTATTCAGTGCAGTGCCACTAGTTCTGTCTCCCTCATCACATTCATGTCACATAGTTAGCTTATCGGGTGCATCAGCACCTGCGGAACAGAAAGCCAACCTGTCGTCTTCCCCATCCTCATCCCCTTCCAGATCGGTTGTCTGCTCTAGTGCATCATCCACGGTTTCTAGTTCAAAGCCTTTTAAGAGTTTAGTCAAGTCCCTCTCAACAGATGTGGAACCAAAAGAACCCACCCCGCCGATGAGACACAGacatttaatgaaaactttAGTGAAATCTCTGTCTACAGACACTTCTAAACAAGAATCTGAAGCTGTGTCTTACAGACCCCCAGACTCAAAACTGAATTTACATCTCTTCAAACAGTTCACTCAACCTCGAGCTACAGGTGGTGATTCTAAAACTGCCCCTTCATCCCCATTAACATCTCCTTCTGACACTCGTTCCTTTTTTAAAGTACCTGAAATGGAGGCTAAAATTGAAGATACTAAAAGACGCCTTTCTGAAGTAATCTATGAGCCTTTTCAGCTGCTCAGTAAAATAATGGGTGACGAAAGTAGTAGCCACAGGCCCAAAGCCTTATCTTCAAGTGCTTCAGAACTCTCAAACCTTTCCAGTTTGAATGGCCATTTGGAAAGCAATAACAACTACAGCATTAAGGAAGAAGAATGTGATTTTGAGGGGGACTACTATGGGAGTGACTCTAACCTGAATAAGAATGACCAGTCAAAAACAGTTGAAGAACATGCAAAGGAGACTGAGACCAAAAACTCTCAGTCTTCGAGCACAAAGGACGTGAATATGAAAACTTCACTAGTACTTGAAAAATGTTCGTTGTCTGCACTAGCAAGCAAAGAGGATGAGGAGTTCTGTGAACTTTATTCTGAAGATTTCTGCTTGTTAGAGGATGAAAGCAAAAGTGATAAACCTCCTGAAACTTTGCCTCATCCAGAGATGACTGAGGAAAATGGTACTATGCTCAGTAGTGAAGATGAAAACAATCTTTATGTGCAACAGCCTAAAATACCAGTcaaaactttgtatttcttaaCACTGTTAGTGTATGCTTACTTTATTATCCCTCTCCCTGGCTACTTAAGTGGACTCTTACTTGGAATTGCCCTTGGATTTATGATGGCTGTCTGTGTGATTTGGCTTCTTACTCCAAGTACTCCTGAATATCTCAGATTGCATAAAAGTTTGAGAAAGCAATGGAATACAGGAGCCGTAGACATCAAAGAACCTGAAATACTGAAG gGATGGATGAATGAAATTTATAATTACGATCCAGAAACGTACCACGCTACTTTGACTCACTCTGTCTATGTGCGTCTTGAAGGAAGCACCTTAAGACTTTCAAAACcgaataaaaatatttctagaaggGCTATTTACAATGAGCCAAAGCCTGAAGTCACATATGTCAGCCAGAAAATTTATGACCTTACAGAGAGCAAG ATTTCCCTGGTTCCCAAGAGTCTGGCACGAAAACGAATTTGGAATAAGAAGTATCCTATTTGCATTGAACTTGCTAGACAGGATGACTTCATGGCTAAGGCCCAGATTGACAAAgagaatgcagaagaaaagttaTCTGCAGAAAAAGTGGACTTGAACAGTGAAGAATCCAAGAAACTTCAGGATGGGGCAAAGTACGGTAGCCACAAGGATCAAGTACTTTACCTCTTTGGAAGGACAGGTAGGGAGAAGGAGGAATGGTTCAGGAAGTTCCTTCTAGCATCCAAGCTGAAGCTGGAAGCAAAGAAGCCATCCAATTTATGTGGAAGCAAGCCAG GGATCTTGCCAACACATAGTAGAACTGATAGCCAGTCTGGAGCTCTTACACACAGCcggagcagcagcaagggaagTGGAGAAGAAATCACATCTCAGCCTAAGCACAAGGATCTGGCTGGCAATGTGCGACAGAAGATGCTTCTGGACTACAATGTTTATATGGCCAAATGCATTccacatgaaaagaaaagcccttCAGCTAGTCCAGTCCTCAGTGCAGAGAGCAGCCCTACAGCTGTGAAAAAG TTGCCAGATACCCATGTAGCAGCTGAAGAAGAAGAACAGGAGGCCTGGGTGAATGCTTTCCTTGGAAGAATATTTTGGGACTTTTTAGGAGAAAAGTATTGGTCTGATCTGGTGTCCAAGAAGATCCAAATGAAACTCAGCAAAATAAAG TTGCCATACTTCATGAATGAACTAACTCTAACTGAACTTGATATGGGGATAGCAGTGCCGAAGATCCTTCAAGCCTTCAAACCTTCTGTTGATCACAAAg GACTTTGGATTGATTTGGAAATGTCCTATAATGGGTCTTTTCTAATGACCCTGGAGACCAAAATGAACTTGACCAAACTGGGCAAAGAACCTCTTGGTGAAGCACTGAAAGTTGGAGAGATTGGCAGAGAAGG TTTCAGGCCAAGGGTGTATTGTCTTGCAGACAGCGATGAGGAATCCTCCAGTGCTGGGTCTTCAGAAGAGGATGATGCTCCTGAGTTGgcaggagagaagcagctgaCTCCAGGAGCAGAAGG GTATGTCGGAGGACATCGGACAAGTAAGATCATGAGAATTGTGGATAAAATTACTAAGtcaaaatactttcagaaagcaACAGAGACTGAGtttattaagaagaaaattgaagaGGTCTCCAATACTCCATTGTTGCTAACAGTTGAAGTACAGGAGTGCAGAGGAACATTAGCAATTAACATTCCACCTCCACCTACTGACAGAGTATG GTATGGCTTTCGAAGACCTCCCTACCTGGAGCTAAAAGCTCGTCCAAAGCTTGGTGAGAGAGAAGTGACTCTGGTTCATGTAACTGACTGGATAGAGAAGAAACTGGAACAAGAGTTTCAG aaaatcttTGTCATGCCAAACATGGATGATGTTTATATTCCTTTAATGCACTCAGCCATGGATCCCCGCTCTTCTACATGCCCTCCTAAAGATCCGACCATGGAGGCCCCTGATCAACCATGA
- the TEX2 gene encoding testis-expressed protein 2 isoform X2, translated as MRGRLSMDMFVMMKSPPLPSPQLPRKNSDTSLGPAMTSQNSSHAEKTGEMSSKQSAPKVQVQRSVSRETITIHFSAFGKEEKEEEEEFKEILDEELDDQSIVTALEAKEDLCFEHSGHDISGPATSLNMANSASLLSSSPAILPTADAVKPLESPSISQVFSAVPLVLSPSSHSCHIVSLSGASAPAEQKANLSSSPSSSPSRSVVCSSASSTVSSSKPFKSLVKSLSTDVEPKEPTPPMRHRHLMKTLVKSLSTDTSKQESEAVSYRPPDSKLNLHLFKQFTQPRATGGDSKTAPSSPLTSPSDTRSFFKVPEMEAKIEDTKRRLSEVIYEPFQLLSKIMGDESSSHRPKALSSSASELSNLSSLNGHLESNNNYSIKEEECDFEGDYYGSDSNLNKNDQSKTVEEHAKETETKNSQSSSTKDVNMKTSLVLEKCSLSALASKEDEEFCELYSEDFCLLEDESKSDKPPETLPHPEMTEENGTMLSSEDENNLYVQQPKIPVKTLYFLTLLVYAYFIIPLPGYLSGLLLGIALGFMMAVCVIWLLTPSTPEYLRLHKSLRKQWNTGAVDIKEPEILKGWMNEIYNYDPETYHATLTHSVYVRLEGSTLRLSKPNKNISRRAIYNEPKPEVTYVSQKIYDLTESKISLVPKSLARKRIWNKKYPICIELARQDDFMAKAQIDKENAEEKLSAEKVDLNSEESKKLQDGAKYGSHKDQVLYLFGRTGREKEEWFRKFLLASKLKLEAKKPSNLCGSKPGILPTHSRTDSQSGALTHSRSSSKGSGEEITSQPKHKDLAGNVRQKMLLDYNVYMAKCIPHEKKSPSASPVLSAESSPTAVKKLPDTHVAAEEEEQEAWVNAFLGRIFWDFLGEKYWSDLVSKKIQMKLSKIKLPYFMNELTLTELDMGIAVPKILQAFKPSVDHKGLWIDLEMSYNGSFLMTLETKMNLTKLGKEPLGEALKVGEIGREGFRPRVYCLADSDEESSSAGSSEEDDAPELAGEKQLTPGAEGYVGGHRTSKIMRIVDKITKSKYFQKATETEFIKKKIEEVSNTPLLLTVEVQECRGTLAINIPPPPTDRVWYGFRRPPYLELKARPKLGEREVTLVHVTDWIEKKLEQEFQKIFVMPNMDDVYIPLMHSAMDPRSSTCPPKDPTMEAPDQP; from the exons ATGCGTGGCAGATTATCGATGGACATGTTTGTAATGATGAAATCCCCTCCGCTTCCCTCCCCTCAACTCCCCAGAAAAA ATTCTGACACATCTCTGGGACCTGCAATGACAAGTCAGAACAGTAGCCATGCAGAGAAAACTGGTGAAATGTCCTCAAAGCAGTCAGCACCAAAAGTACAGGTCCAACGATCTGTCTCCCGAGAAACCATTACTattcatttctctgcatttgggaaggaggaaaaagaggaggaagaggagtttAAGGAGATTCTTGATGAGGAACTAGATGACCAAAGCATTGTAACAGCACTTGAAGCCAAGGAAGACCTCTGCTTTGAGCATAGTGGCCATGATATTTCTGGTCCAGCTACCTCGCTTAACATGGCCAACTCCGCATCACTGCTGTCCTCATCACCTGCAATTCTGCCAACTGCAGACGCTGTAAAGCCGTTGGAGTCTCCTTCCATATCCCAAGTATTCAGTGCAGTGCCACTAGTTCTGTCTCCCTCATCACATTCATGTCACATAGTTAGCTTATCGGGTGCATCAGCACCTGCGGAACAGAAAGCCAACCTGTCGTCTTCCCCATCCTCATCCCCTTCCAGATCGGTTGTCTGCTCTAGTGCATCATCCACGGTTTCTAGTTCAAAGCCTTTTAAGAGTTTAGTCAAGTCCCTCTCAACAGATGTGGAACCAAAAGAACCCACCCCGCCGATGAGACACAGacatttaatgaaaactttAGTGAAATCTCTGTCTACAGACACTTCTAAACAAGAATCTGAAGCTGTGTCTTACAGACCCCCAGACTCAAAACTGAATTTACATCTCTTCAAACAGTTCACTCAACCTCGAGCTACAGGTGGTGATTCTAAAACTGCCCCTTCATCCCCATTAACATCTCCTTCTGACACTCGTTCCTTTTTTAAAGTACCTGAAATGGAGGCTAAAATTGAAGATACTAAAAGACGCCTTTCTGAAGTAATCTATGAGCCTTTTCAGCTGCTCAGTAAAATAATGGGTGACGAAAGTAGTAGCCACAGGCCCAAAGCCTTATCTTCAAGTGCTTCAGAACTCTCAAACCTTTCCAGTTTGAATGGCCATTTGGAAAGCAATAACAACTACAGCATTAAGGAAGAAGAATGTGATTTTGAGGGGGACTACTATGGGAGTGACTCTAACCTGAATAAGAATGACCAGTCAAAAACAGTTGAAGAACATGCAAAGGAGACTGAGACCAAAAACTCTCAGTCTTCGAGCACAAAGGACGTGAATATGAAAACTTCACTAGTACTTGAAAAATGTTCGTTGTCTGCACTAGCAAGCAAAGAGGATGAGGAGTTCTGTGAACTTTATTCTGAAGATTTCTGCTTGTTAGAGGATGAAAGCAAAAGTGATAAACCTCCTGAAACTTTGCCTCATCCAGAGATGACTGAGGAAAATGGTACTATGCTCAGTAGTGAAGATGAAAACAATCTTTATGTGCAACAGCCTAAAATACCAGTcaaaactttgtatttcttaaCACTGTTAGTGTATGCTTACTTTATTATCCCTCTCCCTGGCTACTTAAGTGGACTCTTACTTGGAATTGCCCTTGGATTTATGATGGCTGTCTGTGTGATTTGGCTTCTTACTCCAAGTACTCCTGAATATCTCAGATTGCATAAAAGTTTGAGAAAGCAATGGAATACAGGAGCCGTAGACATCAAAGAACCTGAAATACTGAAG gGATGGATGAATGAAATTTATAATTACGATCCAGAAACGTACCACGCTACTTTGACTCACTCTGTCTATGTGCGTCTTGAAGGAAGCACCTTAAGACTTTCAAAACcgaataaaaatatttctagaaggGCTATTTACAATGAGCCAAAGCCTGAAGTCACATATGTCAGCCAGAAAATTTATGACCTTACAGAGAGCAAG ATTTCCCTGGTTCCCAAGAGTCTGGCACGAAAACGAATTTGGAATAAGAAGTATCCTATTTGCATTGAACTTGCTAGACAGGATGACTTCATGGCTAAGGCCCAGATTGACAAAgagaatgcagaagaaaagttaTCTGCAGAAAAAGTGGACTTGAACAGTGAAGAATCCAAGAAACTTCAGGATGGGGCAAAGTACGGTAGCCACAAGGATCAAGTACTTTACCTCTTTGGAAGGACAGGTAGGGAGAAGGAGGAATGGTTCAGGAAGTTCCTTCTAGCATCCAAGCTGAAGCTGGAAGCAAAGAAGCCATCCAATTTATGTGGAAGCAAGCCAG GGATCTTGCCAACACATAGTAGAACTGATAGCCAGTCTGGAGCTCTTACACACAGCcggagcagcagcaagggaagTGGAGAAGAAATCACATCTCAGCCTAAGCACAAGGATCTGGCTGGCAATGTGCGACAGAAGATGCTTCTGGACTACAATGTTTATATGGCCAAATGCATTccacatgaaaagaaaagcccttCAGCTAGTCCAGTCCTCAGTGCAGAGAGCAGCCCTACAGCTGTGAAAAAG TTGCCAGATACCCATGTAGCAGCTGAAGAAGAAGAACAGGAGGCCTGGGTGAATGCTTTCCTTGGAAGAATATTTTGGGACTTTTTAGGAGAAAAGTATTGGTCTGATCTGGTGTCCAAGAAGATCCAAATGAAACTCAGCAAAATAAAG TTGCCATACTTCATGAATGAACTAACTCTAACTGAACTTGATATGGGGATAGCAGTGCCGAAGATCCTTCAAGCCTTCAAACCTTCTGTTGATCACAAAg GACTTTGGATTGATTTGGAAATGTCCTATAATGGGTCTTTTCTAATGACCCTGGAGACCAAAATGAACTTGACCAAACTGGGCAAAGAACCTCTTGGTGAAGCACTGAAAGTTGGAGAGATTGGCAGAGAAGG TTTCAGGCCAAGGGTGTATTGTCTTGCAGACAGCGATGAGGAATCCTCCAGTGCTGGGTCTTCAGAAGAGGATGATGCTCCTGAGTTGgcaggagagaagcagctgaCTCCAGGAGCAGAAGG GTATGTCGGAGGACATCGGACAAGTAAGATCATGAGAATTGTGGATAAAATTACTAAGtcaaaatactttcagaaagcaACAGAGACTGAGtttattaagaagaaaattgaagaGGTCTCCAATACTCCATTGTTGCTAACAGTTGAAGTACAGGAGTGCAGAGGAACATTAGCAATTAACATTCCACCTCCACCTACTGACAGAGTATG GTATGGCTTTCGAAGACCTCCCTACCTGGAGCTAAAAGCTCGTCCAAAGCTTGGTGAGAGAGAAGTGACTCTGGTTCATGTAACTGACTGGATAGAGAAGAAACTGGAACAAGAGTTTCAG aaaatcttTGTCATGCCAAACATGGATGATGTTTATATTCCTTTAATGCACTCAGCCATGGATCCCCGCTCTTCTACATGCCCTCCTAAAGATCCGACCATGGAGGCCCCTGATCAACCATGA
- the TEX2 gene encoding testis-expressed protein 2 isoform X3, whose translation MTSQNSSHAEKTGEMSSKQSAPKVQVQRSVSRETITIHFSAFGKEEKEEEEEFKEILDEELDDQSIVTALEAKEDLCFEHSGHDISGPATSLNMANSASLLSSSPAILPTADAVKPLESPSISQVFSAVPLVLSPSSHSCHIVSLSGASAPAEQKANLSSSPSSSPSRSVVCSSASSTVSSSKPFKSLVKSLSTDVEPKEPTPPMRHRHLMKTLVKSLSTDTSKQESEAVSYRPPDSKLNLHLFKQFTQPRATGGDSKTAPSSPLTSPSDTRSFFKVPEMEAKIEDTKRRLSEVIYEPFQLLSKIMGDESSSHRPKALSSSASELSNLSSLNGHLESNNNYSIKEEECDFEGDYYGSDSNLNKNDQSKTVEEHAKETETKNSQSSSTKDVNMKTSLVLEKCSLSALASKEDEEFCELYSEDFCLLEDESKSDKPPETLPHPEMTEENGTMLSSEDENNLYVQQPKIPVKTLYFLTLLVYAYFIIPLPGYLSGLLLGIALGFMMAVCVIWLLTPSTPEYLRLHKSLRKQWNTGAVDIKEPEILKGWMNEIYNYDPETYHATLTHSVYVRLEGSTLRLSKPNKNISRRAIYNEPKPEVTYVSQKIYDLTESKISLVPKSLARKRIWNKKYPICIELARQDDFMAKAQIDKENAEEKLSAEKVDLNSEESKKLQDGAKYGSHKDQVLYLFGRTGREKEEWFRKFLLASKLKLEAKKPSNLCGSKPGILPTHSRTDSQSGALTHSRSSSKGSGEEITSQPKHKDLAGNVRQKMLLDYNVYMAKCIPHEKKSPSASPVLSAESSPTAVKKLPDTHVAAEEEEQEAWVNAFLGRIFWDFLGEKYWSDLVSKKIQMKLSKIKLPYFMNELTLTELDMGIAVPKILQAFKPSVDHKGLWIDLEMSYNGSFLMTLETKMNLTKLGKEPLGEALKVGEIGREGFRPRVYCLADSDEESSSAGSSEEDDAPELAGEKQLTPGAEGYVGGHRTSKIMRIVDKITKSKYFQKATETEFIKKKIEEVSNTPLLLTVEVQECRGTLAINIPPPPTDRVWYGFRRPPYLELKARPKLGEREVTLVHVTDWIEKKLEQEFQKIFVMPNMDDVYIPLMHSAMDPRSSTCPPKDPTMEAPDQP comes from the exons ATGACAAGTCAGAACAGTAGCCATGCAGAGAAAACTGGTGAAATGTCCTCAAAGCAGTCAGCACCAAAAGTACAGGTCCAACGATCTGTCTCCCGAGAAACCATTACTattcatttctctgcatttgggaaggaggaaaaagaggaggaagaggagtttAAGGAGATTCTTGATGAGGAACTAGATGACCAAAGCATTGTAACAGCACTTGAAGCCAAGGAAGACCTCTGCTTTGAGCATAGTGGCCATGATATTTCTGGTCCAGCTACCTCGCTTAACATGGCCAACTCCGCATCACTGCTGTCCTCATCACCTGCAATTCTGCCAACTGCAGACGCTGTAAAGCCGTTGGAGTCTCCTTCCATATCCCAAGTATTCAGTGCAGTGCCACTAGTTCTGTCTCCCTCATCACATTCATGTCACATAGTTAGCTTATCGGGTGCATCAGCACCTGCGGAACAGAAAGCCAACCTGTCGTCTTCCCCATCCTCATCCCCTTCCAGATCGGTTGTCTGCTCTAGTGCATCATCCACGGTTTCTAGTTCAAAGCCTTTTAAGAGTTTAGTCAAGTCCCTCTCAACAGATGTGGAACCAAAAGAACCCACCCCGCCGATGAGACACAGacatttaatgaaaactttAGTGAAATCTCTGTCTACAGACACTTCTAAACAAGAATCTGAAGCTGTGTCTTACAGACCCCCAGACTCAAAACTGAATTTACATCTCTTCAAACAGTTCACTCAACCTCGAGCTACAGGTGGTGATTCTAAAACTGCCCCTTCATCCCCATTAACATCTCCTTCTGACACTCGTTCCTTTTTTAAAGTACCTGAAATGGAGGCTAAAATTGAAGATACTAAAAGACGCCTTTCTGAAGTAATCTATGAGCCTTTTCAGCTGCTCAGTAAAATAATGGGTGACGAAAGTAGTAGCCACAGGCCCAAAGCCTTATCTTCAAGTGCTTCAGAACTCTCAAACCTTTCCAGTTTGAATGGCCATTTGGAAAGCAATAACAACTACAGCATTAAGGAAGAAGAATGTGATTTTGAGGGGGACTACTATGGGAGTGACTCTAACCTGAATAAGAATGACCAGTCAAAAACAGTTGAAGAACATGCAAAGGAGACTGAGACCAAAAACTCTCAGTCTTCGAGCACAAAGGACGTGAATATGAAAACTTCACTAGTACTTGAAAAATGTTCGTTGTCTGCACTAGCAAGCAAAGAGGATGAGGAGTTCTGTGAACTTTATTCTGAAGATTTCTGCTTGTTAGAGGATGAAAGCAAAAGTGATAAACCTCCTGAAACTTTGCCTCATCCAGAGATGACTGAGGAAAATGGTACTATGCTCAGTAGTGAAGATGAAAACAATCTTTATGTGCAACAGCCTAAAATACCAGTcaaaactttgtatttcttaaCACTGTTAGTGTATGCTTACTTTATTATCCCTCTCCCTGGCTACTTAAGTGGACTCTTACTTGGAATTGCCCTTGGATTTATGATGGCTGTCTGTGTGATTTGGCTTCTTACTCCAAGTACTCCTGAATATCTCAGATTGCATAAAAGTTTGAGAAAGCAATGGAATACAGGAGCCGTAGACATCAAAGAACCTGAAATACTGAAG gGATGGATGAATGAAATTTATAATTACGATCCAGAAACGTACCACGCTACTTTGACTCACTCTGTCTATGTGCGTCTTGAAGGAAGCACCTTAAGACTTTCAAAACcgaataaaaatatttctagaaggGCTATTTACAATGAGCCAAAGCCTGAAGTCACATATGTCAGCCAGAAAATTTATGACCTTACAGAGAGCAAG ATTTCCCTGGTTCCCAAGAGTCTGGCACGAAAACGAATTTGGAATAAGAAGTATCCTATTTGCATTGAACTTGCTAGACAGGATGACTTCATGGCTAAGGCCCAGATTGACAAAgagaatgcagaagaaaagttaTCTGCAGAAAAAGTGGACTTGAACAGTGAAGAATCCAAGAAACTTCAGGATGGGGCAAAGTACGGTAGCCACAAGGATCAAGTACTTTACCTCTTTGGAAGGACAGGTAGGGAGAAGGAGGAATGGTTCAGGAAGTTCCTTCTAGCATCCAAGCTGAAGCTGGAAGCAAAGAAGCCATCCAATTTATGTGGAAGCAAGCCAG GGATCTTGCCAACACATAGTAGAACTGATAGCCAGTCTGGAGCTCTTACACACAGCcggagcagcagcaagggaagTGGAGAAGAAATCACATCTCAGCCTAAGCACAAGGATCTGGCTGGCAATGTGCGACAGAAGATGCTTCTGGACTACAATGTTTATATGGCCAAATGCATTccacatgaaaagaaaagcccttCAGCTAGTCCAGTCCTCAGTGCAGAGAGCAGCCCTACAGCTGTGAAAAAG TTGCCAGATACCCATGTAGCAGCTGAAGAAGAAGAACAGGAGGCCTGGGTGAATGCTTTCCTTGGAAGAATATTTTGGGACTTTTTAGGAGAAAAGTATTGGTCTGATCTGGTGTCCAAGAAGATCCAAATGAAACTCAGCAAAATAAAG TTGCCATACTTCATGAATGAACTAACTCTAACTGAACTTGATATGGGGATAGCAGTGCCGAAGATCCTTCAAGCCTTCAAACCTTCTGTTGATCACAAAg GACTTTGGATTGATTTGGAAATGTCCTATAATGGGTCTTTTCTAATGACCCTGGAGACCAAAATGAACTTGACCAAACTGGGCAAAGAACCTCTTGGTGAAGCACTGAAAGTTGGAGAGATTGGCAGAGAAGG TTTCAGGCCAAGGGTGTATTGTCTTGCAGACAGCGATGAGGAATCCTCCAGTGCTGGGTCTTCAGAAGAGGATGATGCTCCTGAGTTGgcaggagagaagcagctgaCTCCAGGAGCAGAAGG GTATGTCGGAGGACATCGGACAAGTAAGATCATGAGAATTGTGGATAAAATTACTAAGtcaaaatactttcagaaagcaACAGAGACTGAGtttattaagaagaaaattgaagaGGTCTCCAATACTCCATTGTTGCTAACAGTTGAAGTACAGGAGTGCAGAGGAACATTAGCAATTAACATTCCACCTCCACCTACTGACAGAGTATG GTATGGCTTTCGAAGACCTCCCTACCTGGAGCTAAAAGCTCGTCCAAAGCTTGGTGAGAGAGAAGTGACTCTGGTTCATGTAACTGACTGGATAGAGAAGAAACTGGAACAAGAGTTTCAG aaaatcttTGTCATGCCAAACATGGATGATGTTTATATTCCTTTAATGCACTCAGCCATGGATCCCCGCTCTTCTACATGCCCTCCTAAAGATCCGACCATGGAGGCCCCTGATCAACCATGA